One region of Metallosphaera sedula DSM 5348 genomic DNA includes:
- a CDS encoding adenosylcobinamide-GDP ribazoletransferase — protein sequence MRVLKGILGQLSFFTVIPAGKVDFELVMEYAFLSPLVVGIVTGVIDYLAILPLYLILGHLAWVLLIPVVEGVRGFNHLDGLLDFGDALMIRGTQEERRRALRDVAVGAGGVGLLVVYLTIFYVATQVMGGTGFTTLYQLISAEVLSRVVGLLSLSISKPMEGSSLGKAFHERLKGKWPVLLVESVPFLSLCSLIVTAILTILFVYAGKRVLGGSSGDLTGMAITLSFPIMLISEVKCYPFSLPHLL from the coding sequence GTGCGAGTATTAAAGGGAATTTTGGGACAGCTAAGCTTCTTTACTGTAATTCCAGCGGGAAAGGTAGACTTCGAACTGGTAATGGAATACGCTTTCCTCTCACCCCTGGTGGTTGGGATAGTAACTGGAGTTATAGACTACCTAGCTATCCTCCCGCTTTACCTTATCCTAGGTCATTTAGCCTGGGTTCTCCTGATTCCTGTGGTCGAGGGGGTGAGGGGGTTCAATCACCTGGACGGACTGCTCGATTTCGGTGATGCCCTCATGATAAGGGGGACACAGGAGGAGAGGAGGAGGGCTCTAAGGGACGTGGCAGTAGGGGCCGGCGGTGTGGGTCTGCTGGTTGTGTACCTCACGATATTTTACGTTGCAACACAGGTAATGGGTGGGACAGGATTTACTACCTTGTATCAACTAATCTCGGCGGAGGTCCTTTCCAGGGTTGTAGGTCTGCTCTCCCTTTCGATCTCTAAGCCCATGGAGGGGAGCTCGCTGGGTAAGGCTTTCCACGAAAGACTTAAGGGAAAGTGGCCAGTCCTACTTGTTGAGAGCGTCCCATTCCTATCCCTCTGTTCCCTGATAGTTACTGCTATTCTTACGATTCTATTTGTATACGCGGGGAAGAGGGTGCTGGGAGGTTCTTCGGGGGACCTAACCGGTATGGCGATAACATTAAGCTTCCCCATCATGCTGATCAGTGAAGTAAAATGCTACCCATTCTCATTGCCTCACTTGCTTTAG
- a CDS encoding GMP synthase (glutamine-hydrolyzing) produces the protein MFSPEKFIEEIEPQIRSVVGDNRVVAAVSGGVDSTTAAALMYRILGDKVTPVMIDTGFLRENEANRVKDLLKSVMPLKIVDRSERFISSIEGLEDAEEKRKKFRDVFYSTISEIVAQENSRFLVQGTIAPDWIETQGGIKTQHNVLVQLGINTEKTWGFSLVEPLADLYKNEVRELARYLGLPREISERQPFPGPGLLVRCVGRLSKEKLEITRKSNAIVEDLLEPLRPSQYFAAVFESNSSLDTKLSELLHDQIMVYSVKSTGVKGDVRTYGKMASFSLRDNYTQIREISQKITSGEYTRALMRVRTTKGKYTVAIRAVSTEDFMTADIVEIDPSLLSRIADELLRIPGVGEVVYDVTTKPPATIEFE, from the coding sequence ATGTTCTCTCCAGAGAAGTTTATTGAGGAGATAGAGCCTCAGATCAGGTCAGTCGTCGGGGACAATAGGGTTGTGGCTGCAGTGAGTGGTGGAGTTGACAGTACAACCGCCGCAGCCTTGATGTATAGGATTTTAGGGGACAAGGTCACTCCGGTCATGATAGACACGGGGTTTCTCAGGGAGAATGAGGCCAATAGGGTCAAGGATCTCTTGAAGAGCGTTATGCCCCTCAAGATAGTGGACAGGAGCGAGAGGTTCATAAGCTCAATAGAGGGTCTAGAGGACGCTGAGGAAAAGAGGAAGAAATTCAGAGATGTCTTCTACTCAACTATTTCTGAGATCGTGGCACAGGAAAATTCTAGGTTCCTGGTTCAGGGCACCATTGCACCTGATTGGATAGAAACCCAGGGCGGAATCAAGACGCAACATAATGTGCTAGTCCAGTTGGGCATAAATACTGAAAAAACCTGGGGCTTCTCCTTAGTGGAACCGTTGGCTGACCTATACAAGAATGAGGTAAGGGAACTGGCTAGGTACCTGGGGCTTCCCAGGGAAATATCGGAGAGGCAGCCCTTCCCCGGGCCAGGGCTTCTGGTGAGATGCGTTGGAAGACTGTCCAAGGAGAAACTGGAGATAACTAGGAAGAGCAATGCAATTGTGGAAGACCTACTTGAGCCCCTGAGACCTTCCCAATACTTTGCTGCGGTGTTTGAGAGCAATTCCTCACTTGATACGAAACTATCGGAACTACTTCACGACCAAATCATGGTTTACTCCGTAAAGTCAACGGGGGTTAAGGGAGACGTTAGAACTTACGGAAAGATGGCGTCGTTCAGCCTCAGGGATAATTACACCCAGATAAGGGAGATATCTCAAAAAATAACCAGCGGTGAATACACTAGAGCCCTTATGAGGGTGAGAACTACTAAAGGAAAGTATACTGTGGCCATCAGGGCAGTTAGCACCGAGGACTTTATGACCGCCGATATCGTTGAGATAGATCCCTCACTACTTTCAAGGATAGCGGATGAATTACTCAGAATTCCTGGAGTAGGAGAAGTCGTCTACGACGTAACAACTAAGCCTCCGGCCACGATAGAATTTGAGTAA
- a CDS encoding cobyric acid synthase gives MAIIISSSMSDSGKSLVTSALVRHFRGIPFKAQNMSLNSYPTHDGGEIAFIQAFQAMGSGLQPERFMNPILLKPSGKGIEVIFWGESQGNFSPNEYYSRLTTYWEKIRSSVREDMVVESAGGLGEPNFMERDITGFKLMQEGIQAILVLDIDRGGAFASAFGIYQMLPSSVRDKLRGFIINKFRGDEKLLEPAISWLESKTSMKYLGIIPYDDRLRIMAEDSMNVSDLGDGELEVDVVAYPYMSNFNEFHVFEKSNARLRFVTRPSHLSKADLIILPGTRNTKLSLSWLVERGFTEVLRRKPVLGVCGGFQIMGKTLHDPYGLEAGEPSSYEGLNLLPINVRFRRNKVVSLSLGESEYGLIRGYEIRRGEIEYIEGKPLLLITKRNHEHVEIYDGSRNGQYVGLSVHGSLFSEGGRRLLEDFGIKLRAGSIEEEISTSVDKVYHLLRDTLDLDAIEQIYMDSMVKHA, from the coding sequence ATGGCGATTATAATATCTTCCAGCATGAGCGATTCCGGCAAATCGCTAGTCACATCCGCTCTGGTAAGGCATTTCAGGGGGATTCCCTTTAAGGCGCAGAACATGTCGCTGAACAGTTACCCCACACATGACGGTGGGGAGATAGCCTTCATTCAGGCGTTTCAAGCCATGGGAAGTGGTCTACAACCTGAGAGGTTCATGAACCCTATTCTCCTTAAACCCTCAGGAAAAGGGATCGAGGTAATCTTCTGGGGGGAGTCACAAGGCAACTTTTCGCCCAATGAGTATTACTCGAGGTTAACTACGTATTGGGAAAAGATTAGGTCAAGTGTTAGGGAGGACATGGTTGTGGAGAGCGCTGGCGGGCTCGGAGAGCCAAACTTCATGGAAAGGGATATCACAGGTTTCAAGCTCATGCAGGAAGGTATCCAGGCCATTCTCGTGTTGGATATAGATAGGGGAGGAGCCTTCGCCTCAGCCTTTGGGATTTACCAGATGTTGCCGTCATCGGTTAGGGACAAGTTAAGGGGATTTATCATCAACAAGTTCCGAGGAGACGAGAAGTTACTGGAACCAGCCATATCCTGGCTTGAGTCCAAGACCTCCATGAAATATCTAGGAATTATCCCGTATGACGATAGGCTTAGAATAATGGCCGAGGACTCCATGAACGTGTCTGATCTAGGGGATGGCGAGCTGGAAGTTGACGTGGTCGCCTACCCATACATGAGTAACTTCAATGAATTTCACGTCTTCGAGAAGTCCAATGCTAGGCTCAGGTTCGTTACCAGGCCGTCCCATTTAAGCAAGGCCGACCTTATCATTTTGCCCGGAACCAGGAACACTAAACTGTCACTTTCGTGGCTAGTGGAGAGAGGTTTCACGGAGGTCTTGAGGAGGAAGCCTGTCCTTGGGGTATGCGGTGGGTTTCAGATAATGGGTAAAACTCTCCACGATCCCTACGGACTAGAGGCTGGAGAGCCCTCGTCTTATGAGGGTCTAAATCTTCTTCCAATCAACGTGAGATTCAGGAGGAACAAGGTGGTCTCCCTATCCCTTGGGGAATCGGAGTATGGATTGATACGCGGATATGAGATCAGGAGGGGGGAGATAGAGTACATCGAAGGCAAACCCCTCCTCCTCATCACGAAGAGAAATCATGAGCACGTTGAGATTTATGACGGATCTAGGAATGGTCAGTACGTGGGATTAAGCGTTCACGGTTCCCTCTTCTCTGAGGGGGGTAGGAGACTCCTTGAGGATTTCGGGATAAAACTCAGGGCTGGATCCATAGAGGAAGAGATAAGCACCTCGGTGGATAAGGTGTACCATCTCCTAAGGGATACGCTAGATCTTGACGCAATAGAACAGATTTATATGGATAGTATGGTTAAACACGCTTAA
- a CDS encoding xanthine dehydrogenase family protein molybdopterin-binding subunit, whose amino-acid sequence MRYVGKPVRRVEDPKLITGRGSFVDDIQIPGTYYVAFVRSKYPHARISVKPSQNVFTGSQINPGKDFPIPSNEVIYAGQPIAAVIARDRYEAYDLLESVEVEYEQLPYETDPFRAMEDKVKVYSKAESNIYAKKEFVGGEAKKELEQSPIVLSGELHNQRIIASPMETRGTLAWFDGNRLNVWSSTQSAHYLRRNLVSFLGIQNIRVIQPDVGGAFGSKIITHPEEYAVSFLALKLGIPLKWIPTRTEEMLSAGHGRDKWLRYKVGVKRDGTITAVVGTVVGNLGAPYRDANDDDSGNVMSAARMLPGPYRIKHGFVAAYSVNTNLTPTTSYRGAGRPEATYFIESIIEEIAEELKLDPLEVRLRNVIRPEEMPYTNVFGITYDSGNYPELLNSAKSYYEQLKAEAKDNQCVGLAMYVEITAFGPWETARVYAKYDGRIVVVTGTGPHGQGDATAFAQLAADALEISMDLVEVRWGDTDVIEDGIGTWGSRTVTIGGSAVIMASQELRKRLTEAGAKALEADVEEVEYREGKVVHKKTGKSLELAEIIKSAYKLGISLDVTSVYPVKKPTSPYGVHMALMEIDRETGLISVKKYIAVDDVGNVINPLLAEGQIHGGALQGISQALYEEAVINDGTLQNPTFGDYALPTAVETPRFTWKYLTNGLSPHPTGSKGIGEAGTVVGTPVISNAISSCLKRKFSTMPILLEKVLGDQ is encoded by the coding sequence ATGAGATACGTAGGTAAACCTGTTAGAAGGGTTGAGGATCCGAAGCTTATAACAGGAAGGGGTTCATTTGTTGACGACATCCAGATACCGGGGACCTACTACGTGGCCTTTGTAAGATCTAAATATCCACACGCGCGGATTAGTGTTAAACCAAGTCAGAACGTTTTCACTGGTTCTCAAATAAATCCAGGGAAGGATTTTCCTATTCCGTCTAACGAAGTCATATATGCAGGTCAACCTATTGCAGCAGTGATCGCCAGAGACCGATATGAGGCTTACGATCTTTTAGAGAGCGTTGAAGTGGAATACGAGCAACTACCCTATGAAACAGATCCCTTCAGGGCCATGGAAGACAAGGTCAAGGTCTACTCTAAGGCTGAAAGTAATATTTACGCGAAAAAGGAGTTCGTTGGAGGAGAAGCGAAGAAAGAGCTGGAACAATCTCCAATCGTGTTATCCGGAGAACTCCATAACCAAAGGATTATAGCTTCGCCCATGGAGACCAGAGGGACTCTAGCCTGGTTTGACGGTAATAGGCTGAACGTCTGGTCCTCTACTCAGTCGGCGCACTATTTAAGGAGAAACCTGGTGAGCTTCCTGGGAATACAGAATATCAGGGTCATTCAACCAGACGTGGGAGGGGCCTTTGGGAGCAAGATAATAACTCACCCAGAGGAATATGCGGTGAGCTTCCTTGCCCTTAAACTTGGGATCCCCCTAAAGTGGATACCCACGAGAACAGAGGAGATGCTGAGCGCTGGACATGGAAGAGATAAGTGGCTGAGATACAAGGTTGGTGTAAAGAGGGACGGAACTATCACGGCAGTTGTTGGAACTGTGGTGGGAAATCTAGGGGCTCCCTATCGTGATGCCAACGACGATGATTCTGGGAACGTCATGAGCGCCGCTAGGATGCTCCCTGGACCGTATAGAATAAAGCATGGGTTTGTCGCTGCTTACAGCGTTAACACTAACCTAACTCCGACTACCTCATATAGGGGAGCCGGTAGACCAGAGGCTACCTATTTCATTGAAAGTATAATCGAGGAGATAGCTGAAGAGCTGAAGCTGGACCCGCTAGAGGTCAGGCTCAGAAACGTGATAAGACCTGAGGAGATGCCCTACACTAACGTGTTTGGTATAACCTATGATTCCGGAAACTACCCAGAGTTACTAAACTCAGCTAAATCATACTATGAACAACTTAAGGCTGAAGCTAAAGACAACCAGTGCGTAGGACTGGCGATGTACGTTGAAATAACAGCGTTCGGCCCCTGGGAGACAGCCAGGGTTTACGCTAAGTACGACGGAAGGATAGTTGTGGTCACTGGCACTGGACCGCACGGCCAAGGTGATGCAACTGCTTTTGCACAGCTCGCAGCCGATGCCTTGGAAATCTCCATGGATCTTGTGGAGGTCAGGTGGGGAGATACTGATGTGATTGAAGATGGAATTGGGACTTGGGGAAGTAGAACAGTTACTATTGGAGGCTCGGCAGTAATAATGGCTTCTCAAGAACTTAGGAAAAGGCTAACAGAGGCTGGCGCGAAAGCCCTTGAAGCTGACGTAGAGGAGGTAGAGTATAGGGAGGGCAAAGTGGTTCATAAAAAGACTGGAAAAAGTCTAGAGTTAGCTGAGATCATCAAGTCAGCCTATAAGCTCGGTATTTCCCTTGATGTGACCTCCGTCTATCCGGTCAAAAAGCCCACATCACCTTATGGAGTTCACATGGCATTAATGGAGATAGATAGGGAGACTGGACTAATTAGCGTGAAGAAATACATTGCCGTCGATGACGTGGGGAACGTTATTAATCCCCTATTGGCTGAGGGACAGATCCACGGAGGTGCGCTTCAAGGAATAAGCCAGGCCTTATATGAGGAGGCCGTAATTAATGATGGTACCTTACAGAATCCTACCTTTGGCGACTATGCGTTACCCACAGCGGTAGAGACCCCACGCTTCACATGGAAGTATCTCACCAACGGTCTTTCACCCCATCCCACTGGAAGCAAGGGAATAGGCGAGGCCGGGACGGTCGTAGGAACTCCGGTTATATCCAATGCGATCTCCAGTTGTCTGAAGAGGAAGTTCAGTACCATGCCTATCTTATTGGAGAAGGTATTAGGTGACCAGTAG
- a CDS encoding thiamine pyrophosphate-binding protein: MSQPKRKEETVGREMTGDEALAYVLKEIGVKRVFTSNAVPDFLRERLAQYGLEIDISLSVREALELADAFARDSGDAGVVISTPGSSLLEGSSVVAQAFSDSVPLLMIGTLRSYRDVGKARVGELKSPDDVSSSLSPFIKFKERVISIEEITVTVEKGYKEALSNRMRPALVEIAEELFRLKAYPLSTAEQKPERKTPDKNTVAKVAEVMGNSKLPVVVAGYGVRASNASPQLLELAELLDAPVITTFRAKGVFPASHPLYAGEGLGAFSTEVASKLMMEADSILVLGSRLPQLSTAGWSMRYKGFLMHNNVDGEDIGKVVMPQLPIVADTGLFLKELITILKQKLKENIKREVRSEIASSRRVFTMKPHSGLWPYDVTRLLQQFKFSRYFVDLSAPTLDLVRLPIESPVWNTSESILEKGIGVAGVLQSNDPGALGITDLAGVLRNVGLIQQRAEKAKGVILVLNDGGATYLDTFKSDIPSIGKSGTFVDVDEFLERSTGAVTVDTYGGLKDILERRDPKLKVINVKIDPDYESIVLLKP; this comes from the coding sequence TTGAGCCAGCCTAAGAGGAAAGAGGAGACCGTAGGTAGGGAGATGACGGGAGATGAGGCATTAGCTTACGTCCTTAAGGAAATAGGAGTTAAGCGAGTGTTCACCTCGAACGCAGTCCCAGATTTCCTTAGGGAGAGATTAGCCCAGTATGGCCTTGAAATAGATATTTCCTTGAGTGTAAGGGAGGCTCTGGAACTGGCAGACGCTTTCGCCAGGGATTCAGGAGATGCTGGAGTTGTAATCAGCACTCCAGGAAGCTCATTACTCGAGGGTAGCAGTGTAGTGGCTCAGGCATTCTCCGATTCCGTTCCGCTACTCATGATCGGTACATTGAGGTCCTATAGGGATGTGGGAAAGGCTAGAGTTGGCGAACTGAAGTCACCTGACGACGTATCAAGTTCCCTCTCACCCTTCATCAAGTTCAAGGAGAGGGTAATCAGCATAGAGGAGATTACAGTCACTGTGGAGAAGGGGTACAAGGAAGCTCTGAGCAATAGAATGAGGCCCGCTCTTGTGGAGATAGCAGAGGAGCTTTTCCGGTTAAAGGCATATCCACTCTCTACCGCAGAGCAGAAGCCTGAGAGGAAGACGCCAGACAAAAACACAGTGGCCAAGGTGGCTGAGGTAATGGGAAACTCCAAGTTGCCTGTAGTGGTTGCAGGGTATGGAGTTAGGGCAAGCAATGCGTCACCTCAATTATTGGAACTCGCGGAGTTACTTGACGCGCCGGTGATCACAACCTTTAGAGCCAAGGGAGTTTTCCCGGCCTCACATCCGCTCTACGCAGGCGAGGGATTGGGAGCATTTTCCACGGAAGTTGCTTCCAAGCTCATGATGGAAGCAGACTCGATTCTAGTACTTGGGTCTAGATTGCCTCAACTTAGTACTGCCGGCTGGTCCATGAGGTATAAGGGTTTCCTCATGCACAACAATGTGGATGGAGAGGATATAGGCAAGGTAGTAATGCCACAACTTCCCATTGTTGCAGACACAGGCCTCTTCCTTAAGGAACTGATAACAATACTCAAACAGAAACTAAAGGAAAACATCAAGAGGGAGGTGAGAAGCGAGATAGCGTCAAGCAGGAGAGTGTTCACCATGAAACCCCACTCGGGACTATGGCCATATGACGTTACTAGGCTTCTACAACAGTTCAAGTTTTCGAGATACTTCGTGGATTTGAGTGCCCCAACTCTCGACCTGGTTAGACTGCCCATCGAGAGCCCTGTGTGGAACACGAGCGAATCAATTCTCGAGAAGGGAATAGGTGTCGCTGGTGTGCTGCAGTCCAACGATCCAGGTGCCCTCGGGATTACTGACCTAGCTGGTGTACTAAGAAATGTTGGCCTCATTCAGCAAAGGGCTGAAAAGGCGAAGGGAGTAATCCTTGTGCTCAATGACGGGGGAGCCACTTACCTTGACACGTTCAAATCGGACATACCGTCTATAGGAAAATCGGGAACGTTTGTGGACGTGGATGAATTCCTAGAGAGATCCACGGGGGCAGTCACAGTGGATACCTACGGAGGGTTGAAGGACATCCTGGAGCGGAGAGACCCTAAGCTCAAGGTAATAAACGTGAAGATAGATCCGGATTACGAGTCAATCGTTCTTCTAAAACCATAA
- a CDS encoding RNA-binding protein codes for MTSRLQRHLLSQKEAKEFKEKVRNLYGVDLTSDKIEIGKEKRQLFYFVDDVLSFFGENLTPTLCFLLKHRTNLPWVKIDEGAVKAVARGADLYAPGVVEHSGDVKPGRLLVVKTKLDQPVAIMNTVEGADEALKNKRGKVASALHWIGDDMWNLCRSKS; via the coding sequence GTGACCAGTAGGTTGCAGAGACATCTCCTTTCCCAAAAGGAGGCCAAGGAGTTCAAGGAGAAAGTTAGAAATCTCTATGGTGTAGATCTGACATCAGATAAGATCGAGATAGGAAAGGAGAAAAGACAACTGTTTTACTTTGTGGATGATGTTCTGAGTTTTTTCGGCGAGAATCTGACTCCAACACTATGTTTCCTTTTAAAGCACAGAACTAACCTTCCCTGGGTAAAGATAGACGAGGGCGCAGTGAAGGCTGTCGCCAGAGGAGCAGACCTTTACGCGCCTGGCGTTGTGGAGCATTCTGGAGACGTGAAACCGGGCCGTCTTCTTGTGGTAAAGACGAAGCTTGATCAGCCAGTCGCCATCATGAATACCGTGGAAGGGGCAGACGAAGCCCTAAAGAACAAAAGGGGGAAAGTGGCGTCTGCATTGCACTGGATCGGAGATGATATGTGGAATTTATGCAGATCGAAATCTTAG
- a CDS encoding M48 family metalloprotease gives MLLIIFILVCLSVLTGLYFSVPAISLKRYREINGESLTDLKLRTGLEFSVRVKEDPLVNALSLPNNVIVVTSGLVKEGTESLTSAIAHELGHLQGRHHLKTFILLLGITSISIYLLDVDVVLGLGLMLIGIVLVRYVSRHFEYSADRFAAELVGRERYTRLLALHMNPREKSSPLSTHPTVLNRLKKI, from the coding sequence GTGTTATTGATTATTTTCATCTTAGTCTGTCTCTCAGTATTAACGGGTCTGTATTTCTCAGTCCCGGCCATATCCCTTAAAAGGTATAGGGAGATTAATGGAGAGTCCCTAACTGATCTTAAGCTGAGAACAGGCCTTGAGTTTTCGGTAAGGGTGAAGGAAGACCCACTCGTTAATGCCTTATCGCTCCCAAACAACGTGATAGTGGTTACGTCAGGACTGGTCAAGGAGGGTACGGAGAGCTTAACATCAGCTATTGCCCATGAGCTAGGCCATCTCCAGGGGAGACATCACCTTAAGACCTTCATCTTATTGTTAGGGATAACGAGCATCTCCATTTATCTTCTCGACGTGGATGTGGTTCTAGGGCTTGGCCTAATGTTAATAGGTATAGTTCTTGTGAGGTACGTTTCTAGGCACTTTGAGTACTCAGCGGATAGGTTTGCCGCGGAATTGGTGGGAAGGGAACGGTATACGCGTCTTCTTGCGCTTCACATGAACCCTAGGGAGAAATCGTCTCCTCTTTCCACGCATCCTACAGTGTTAAATAGGCTTAAGAAGATTTAA
- a CDS encoding cobalamin biosynthesis protein — protein sequence MLPILIASLALDLVMGEPPTFIHPVVYVGRISEKLIRPFKGKVYGVILWLASVIPVLLLCLTPLYLPRLIEAILLVLVLKTTFSIRMLYMIVRSSIPLREESRRIVQNIVRRDLREVSLGHVASASIESLFESLVDGITSPLFWFLLLGLPGALLQRFANTMDSMVGYKTPDLINEGYFSARMDTALNYVPARLTGLMMLLAGLLLGLNVRNAIVTLRNTKMESPNARYPIAIAAGLLEVRLEKINAYSAGSGNLPDSRDVERALALFRLTLLLYLLFILTSYYYLYGVSLFGYPYGLVELL from the coding sequence ATGCTACCCATTCTCATTGCCTCACTTGCTTTAGACCTAGTGATGGGTGAGCCACCTACCTTCATACACCCTGTGGTGTATGTTGGGAGGATATCGGAGAAGCTGATAAGGCCATTCAAGGGAAAAGTCTACGGAGTAATTCTGTGGCTAGCCTCGGTAATCCCAGTCCTTCTACTGTGCCTGACGCCCCTGTATTTACCCAGGTTAATAGAGGCAATCCTGCTTGTTCTCGTTCTGAAAACCACCTTCTCGATCAGGATGTTATACATGATTGTGAGATCGTCTATTCCCTTGAGGGAGGAATCTAGAAGGATTGTGCAGAACATAGTCAGAAGGGATTTGAGAGAGGTCTCCTTGGGTCACGTAGCATCGGCGTCCATAGAGTCTCTCTTTGAGAGCCTTGTTGACGGGATAACTTCCCCCCTGTTCTGGTTTCTCTTGCTTGGGCTTCCTGGAGCCTTACTTCAAAGGTTTGCCAATACCATGGATAGCATGGTTGGGTATAAGACCCCAGACCTGATTAATGAGGGGTACTTCTCAGCAAGGATGGACACTGCTCTAAACTACGTTCCTGCGAGATTGACCGGACTAATGATGCTACTTGCCGGTCTTCTCCTGGGACTGAACGTGAGAAACGCAATTGTCACCCTACGCAACACTAAGATGGAGAGTCCCAACGCTAGGTACCCTATAGCTATAGCAGCTGGCCTCCTCGAGGTCAGACTCGAAAAGATAAATGCCTACTCTGCAGGTTCAGGGAACCTTCCAGACTCTAGGGACGTGGAGAGAGCCTTAGCCTTGTTTAGGCTTACCTTGCTTCTCTATCTCCTTTTCATTTTAACTAGTTATTACTACCTTTATGGCGTTTCCTTGTTTGGCTACCCTTACGGCCTCGTGGAACTGCTCTAG
- a CDS encoding winged helix-turn-helix transcriptional regulator, which yields MELTPRLQDIVNIIRNKGEINIQDIALFLKVSPKTAKGYVRELVRLGYVSMDESGNVKLILASENPIERITKIVEIHEGEISMLRKQIEELREELQKLKKRGKS from the coding sequence ATGGAGTTAACGCCCAGACTGCAGGATATTGTTAACATCATTAGAAACAAAGGAGAAATAAACATCCAGGATATAGCTCTTTTCCTTAAGGTCTCACCTAAAACCGCAAAGGGATATGTAAGAGAACTTGTTAGGTTAGGTTACGTGTCCATGGACGAGAGTGGGAACGTGAAACTAATTTTAGCGTCAGAGAATCCAATTGAACGAATAACCAAGATAGTTGAAATACACGAGGGCGAGATCTCCATGCTTAGGAAGCAGATTGAGGAATTGAGGGAAGAGCTTCAGAAACTTAAGAAAAGGGGAAAGAGTTAA
- a CDS encoding zinc-dependent dehydrogenase: MKAIIMEGGKAVLKEVPIPKLGQGDVLVEMKACGLCGTDIEKMCGQYTASQPILGHEPAGVVAESMSDAVKPGDRVFAHHHVPCYECYYCKKGSPTMCPYYRKTNLDPGGFAEFFRVPAWNVEKGGILVLPSNVSFEEGSFVEPLATVVRAQRRVGISRDDSVLIVGAGPMGLLHLLKIKDMGVSNVIISDVSEYRLNFAESLGASLLLNPTKHQVEQEAKKATDGRGVDVAIIASGAPQAILSGLNSVRKGGRVLLFGVPYKGTILNYDISELLNNEISVIPSNAAVEEDTREALKLISERRVDVRKLVTHRYDLEQFHEAVRVAKQGNAIKVVITS; encoded by the coding sequence ATGAAAGCCATTATCATGGAGGGAGGAAAGGCAGTACTCAAGGAAGTCCCAATTCCCAAGCTGGGTCAGGGCGACGTCCTTGTGGAGATGAAGGCATGTGGACTTTGTGGAACAGATATAGAGAAAATGTGCGGACAATACACGGCCTCTCAACCCATACTGGGACACGAGCCCGCTGGGGTAGTAGCCGAATCCATGTCAGACGCAGTTAAGCCTGGGGATAGGGTATTCGCACATCATCACGTCCCATGTTACGAATGTTATTACTGTAAGAAGGGAAGCCCTACCATGTGCCCGTATTATAGGAAGACGAACTTAGATCCTGGGGGCTTCGCCGAGTTCTTCAGGGTGCCAGCGTGGAACGTGGAGAAAGGAGGAATACTCGTATTGCCCAGTAACGTTTCATTTGAGGAGGGTTCCTTCGTGGAGCCCCTAGCTACAGTGGTTAGGGCCCAGAGGCGCGTAGGAATATCGAGGGACGACTCGGTTCTCATAGTCGGTGCAGGTCCCATGGGGCTATTACATCTTCTAAAGATTAAGGACATGGGAGTGTCAAACGTAATCATTTCTGACGTATCGGAGTACAGGTTGAACTTCGCTGAATCTCTAGGTGCTTCCCTCTTGCTCAATCCCACCAAACACCAAGTGGAACAGGAAGCGAAGAAGGCCACGGATGGTCGTGGCGTAGATGTGGCGATAATAGCCTCAGGGGCTCCTCAAGCTATCCTTTCAGGTCTGAACTCTGTGAGGAAGGGAGGTAGGGTGCTACTGTTTGGGGTTCCCTACAAAGGAACGATACTCAACTACGATATTAGCGAGCTCCTTAACAACGAAATCTCAGTAATTCCCAGTAATGCAGCTGTAGAGGAGGACACAAGGGAGGCCCTGAAACTCATCTCTGAGAGAAGGGTTGATGTAAGGAAGCTTGTGACACATAGATATGACCTAGAGCAGTTCCACGAGGCCGTAAGGGTAGCCAAACAAGGAAACGCCATAAAGGTAGTAATAACTAGTTAA